AGCTCTCCTCGACGGGGGCAGCCTCGCCAGCGGCGGCCTGGCCCTCGACTTCGACCTCCTGGCTCTCGTAGGCGGACAATTCGCTGGCGAGGTTGGCCTCCTCGGGAGACTTGGGGGCCTTGGGGGCGGTGAACTTTTGGACGTGCTCTTCGGCATCACCAGCCTTGATGGGAGTGGGCTTGTAGGCCTTGAGCTCGCGGAGGTACAGGTCCTGGACAGGGTCGGCTGCGGCGGGTTGCGGGTTAGCGAGAAGGTGATCGACAGATGTAGTAGGGATATCCAGGTCATTTTTAAGTTAGTCCCCAGGTAAAGTACGTACCCTGGCGGACGGCGGAGGTCAGGAAGGTGCGGCGAACGACCGAGACCTGTGCCCGAGAGGCACGGGAGAAGAGGGTGCGCTGCTTTTCGCGTTAGTCAAGGGTTGAAATAGACAGCTTTCAATCAAGCAGCACTCACCGAAGCCCGGAGAGACTGAGACATCATCTTGACTGAGGGTGTAGATGAGGAACGAGGGGTGGTTCTCAATAGAATATGTCTGATCCGTCTTTCCGTGAAGTTGGAGGTTCAAACGACTTCTGTTCGGAAAGGTTTCTTGGCAGATGACTCAGCCGGGCCATGTTGTTCCCGATTCTTTCCAGGGCTTCAATACAGCATGAAAACAAACAAATAGTTGGGAGTGGTTCAAATTATCGATAAGAAGCAATGCCTGGTGATAAGATATTCAATTATGAATAgttgacgatgatgagggGAGAGGACATAGTTCTCTGAGCCGACTGTCTACAAAAATTCCCGAGATCACCCGTTTACAAATGCTTCAATGCGTTAACTTCAGTATTTGCTCTCACTTATCTGCGAAGATTATATCTAAAAGCCCTGTTGTCCTCTCTTGGTTTGAACTCTCTGCAGCAGCAAacgaaattttttttttgtttgctGTAGATGGCTTCCTATACTTCATTAACCAATCAGAGCACAAGCAGTGAGCCACGTGACTAGTCTACTAATACTAATCTGGATTGCGCCTTTCTCGGGTGTGGTGCCGCCTGTTGAAGCCTCACCTCATCCCATCGTTACTCTCCCTCATCCTCCCCCAGTCTTtagcttcttctttttctcctccTCAGCCTGTCCCCATTTTCGTGAGAGACTTCTTGCGGAGACCTTGACTGGTTCAACACGGCTGGACAAGCTGAGGCGAGATTTCTGTTCTACTTTCGATCCAAGAAAGCGCAGACTGGTGAAGGGTTTTCTACGGCTGGGGGTGACTCCTTCGAATCCTGACGGCTCTGGCCTGTGAAAGGTAACGGAAATTCTTTGTTCTAGTATATCTTGGCATGACTTCTAGTGGTCAAAGAATCAGACAACGTTGCGGTTTACGGTAGACAATGAGTTTGCTTTGGGCTGAGCTAACATCACTGCGCAAAACAGTGGCCTTGAGCAACTCGATTCCTTTCATCGGCTTTTTTCCTTACTAAGGGATCCTCTCCAGGTGGCCCGCTTTCATTTTACCCACTACAGCCAGCCGCCAAGCTGTATTCGCCACTTCTCCTTCGCTATTATAATCGGAAATACCATCTACCCCGTATAGCGCCAAAGGTCCTTACAAGACGTTGCCACGATCGATACGCGAGTTACTTGAAAACTCAAAATATGGCTAGTTCCGCTCTTGCTAAACCCGAGGTCGCGGCCCCTTGGAAGAAAAACCTGTCCGCTCATCTCGTTTGCCCCGAATGCAAAGAAGATCCTCCAAACCTGGAATTCCCCGACTCACACGAGACGGTTTGTGGTTCCTGTGGACTTGTGCTCGCAGACCGTGAGATCGACTTGCATTCGGAATGGCGTACCTTCTCCAACGACGATCAAAATAATGACGACCCCTCCCGTGTCGGAGATGCTTCCAACCCTCTGCTCAACGGCGctcaactggagacttccaTCGCAAGTGGAGGCTCTGGCCGTGCTCGGGACCTGTATCGTGCTCAAAATAAACAGTCTGGTGAAAAGGCGAACAAGGCTCTTCTAGCAGCCTACAAGGAAATCGGTGCTCTGTGTGACGGTTTCAACATCCAAAAGACTGTCGCTGATACTGCCAAGTATCTCTTCAAGATGGTCGATGACGCCAAGGCCTTCAAGGGTAAGTCGCAGGAAGTCATTATTGCCGGTTGCATCTTCATCGCATGCCGCCAGTGCAAGGTTCCTCGTACCTTCACCGAGATCTTCGCTGTGACCAAGGTCACCCGTAAAGAAATCGGTCGCATTTACAAAGCTCTAGAGAAGTTTTTTACCACTCAGAATGTCGAGCGTCACAATGCTGCTTTGGAAAATGGCGAAACTCACGACTTTGCTGGCGATTACAACGCCACTACTTCGACCAAACCAAGCGACCTTTGCAATCGCTTCTGCAACCTTCTCGACCTTCCTTATCAGGTCACCAGTGTTTCTGTCTCCCTCTCGGACCGCGTTACCGCCATGGGCGATTTGGCCGGACGTTCTCCCTTGTCTATTGTTGCGGCTTGCATCTACATGGCTTCATTCCTCATGGGCCACGGCAAGTCTGCCAAGGAGATTTCCCAGGTTGCCCACGTCAGTGATGGAACCATTCGTGGGGCTTACAAGCAATTGTACGCGGAGCGCGAGCGTCTAGTTGACCCTGAATGGATCAAAGGCGGCAAGGGTGATATGGGCAAGTTGCCTGTGAGCTGAACAGTACATTGGAACACCAAAGTTGCTTTTCGGAGAACATTGATGATGCTCACGAAAGGGCGACATGGCCGAACTTTTTGTCCGGAGTAACttcattgaaaaaaaaaaaaaaccaaaactCCCCCAAAAAACATCAACATCTGCTTTTATCGAGACACATCGATGCATTTTATACGTCATCATATTTCCTCGCTGCAATGTGCTTAGGATTTTATCTTCGGTGGATATTGGCTTTGGTACAAGCCTGAGAAGTGCCCTGATTTGTACATCATCGTGGACAGGGAGTTTGAGCAACAATCAAGTATCTTCCTATGAATctgatgaatgtagatgtagcCCAGTGTCAACTATTTGTTGGTAGAGTAATCTCTGAAAAGACATCAGAAGCGACTCGAATTTCTGAACACGTTGAGGATTTCTCACTGCCCATTGGGGTACATACATCTGTAAAAGTCGTCTGGCACATTTAAACCCTACCCCCCTATGCTCTGCTCTAGCCACAACAACGATCGGGGGTGATTTTTCAAGCTACAGATTACTTCAAAATTCCACCTAAGCGACGTGACAAGACCGACTGACTGTTCTTAGAGAATGATGAACAAACCCAGAGAACCTAAAGTCCAAAGTCCAAGATCAAAAGATTGAATCTCGGTATGACATGCCGTTCCACCGCAGCCTCGAAGCAGACGCCTAACACCAGAAGCCCAAAATCAGATTGAGGAACCAGCACCATATCACCAGCACAGCGGGATACCAAAGCAACCAACCTAGCTCTTGAAAGCAGGTTTGACTgtgccatcatcaccagtGGAGTTATACGGCTTATCGTACCGCTCCTCCATCTCCTGGTTGTGCTTCTTCACGTCCTCAGGGAGATCCTTCTTCGGGTTCCCCTCTCGGTCCGTAAGAGGCGACTGTTCTCCCTTGCTGAGAGTGGGCTTTGCTTTGTTAGAGGGGATTGGGCGGTTGGGCAAGTCTGGCTGGTGGGTGGTGGTTGCTTGCTCGGGGTCATTTGAGGATTTGGTCGCGTAGCCTCGGTATAGGGAAGTGCGAGGTGTTT
The nucleotide sequence above comes from Penicillium digitatum chromosome 1, complete sequence. Encoded proteins:
- a CDS encoding putative serine-rich protein, translated to MTKLMRQRITFQTRFSIRALSTSRTQTPRTSLYRGYATKSSNDPEQATTTHQPDLPNRPIPSNKAKPTLSKGEQSPLTDREGNPKKDLPEDVKKHNQEMEERYDKPYNSTGDDGTVKPAFKS
- a CDS encoding Mitochondrial F1F0 ATP synthase subunit Atp14, putative codes for the protein MMSQSLRASRTLFSRASRAQVSVVRRTFLTSAVRQADPVQDLYLRELKAYKPTPIKAGDAEEHVQKFTAPKAPKSPEEANLASELSAYESQEVEVEGQAAAGEAAPVEESWFEEEEESPAAH
- a CDS encoding Transcription initiation protein; translated protein: MASSALAKPEVAAPWKKNLSAHLVCPECKEDPPNLEFPDSHETVCGSCGLVLADREIDLHSEWRTFSNDDQNNDDPSRVGDASNPLLNGAQLETSIASGGSGRARDLYRAQNKQSGEKANKALLAAYKEIGALCDGFNIQKTVADTAKYLFKMVDDAKAFKGKSQEVIIAGCIFIACRQCKVPRTFTEIFAVTKVTRKEIGRIYKALEKFFTTQNVERHNAALENGETHDFAGDYNATTSTKPSDLCNRFCNLLDLPYQVTSVSVSLSDRVTAMGDLAGRSPLSIVAACIYMASFLMGHGKSAKEISQVAHVSDGTIRGAYKQLYAERERLVDPEWIKGGKGDMGKLPVS